The following proteins are co-located in the Phyllostomus discolor isolate MPI-MPIP mPhyDis1 chromosome 1, mPhyDis1.pri.v3, whole genome shotgun sequence genome:
- the FGFBP1 gene encoding LOW QUALITY PROTEIN: fibroblast growth factor-binding protein 1 (The sequence of the model RefSeq protein was modified relative to this genomic sequence to represent the inferred CDS: inserted 1 base in 1 codon; substituted 2 bases at 2 genomic stop codons) — translation MRMHSLTLLSFLLLAAQVFLVDGKQEVKNRHISKATTLGKPQTEQRSQPPKYLTKGKFVTXDQADCRWLVTEKEKGIVLKVNCADXDEKFSCFFTGDPTSCLEWNKKSYWKHIGRSLRSRKVNCGDSRSILKTRMCXKKFPESSLRLVNSTLIRKKSSQGSMEPSPSEQSTVNEASPMEPDKVKENPLSGPAEPKTLGSSDPECLEDVDLKLGKTAVEYCGEAWGSLCKLFLVVVQGNPC, via the exons ATGAGGATGCACAGCCTCACCctgctctcctttctccttctggctGCTCAGGTGTTCTTGGTGGATGGCAAACAGGAAGTAAAGAATAGACACATTAGCAAAGCCACCACTCTGGGCAAGCCCCAGACTGAGCAGAGAAGCCAGCCACCCAAGTACCTGACCAAGGGCAAGTTTGTCACCTGAGACCAGGCTGACTGCAGGTGGCTGGTGACTGAGAAGGAGAAGGGCATCGTCCTGAAGGTTAACTGTGCCG ATGATGAGaagttttcctgtttctttactGGTGATCCAACCTCGTGCCTGGAGTGGAACAAGAAGAGCTACTGGAAACACATTGGCCGGAGCCTGCGCTCTCGGAAAGTCAACTGTGGGGACTCCAGGAGCATCCTGAAGACCAGGATGTGCTGAAAGAAATTTCCAGAATCCAGTCTCAGGCTGGTGAACTCTACTTTAATTAGGAAGAAATCCAGCCAGGGGTCCATGGAGCCATCTCCCAGCGAACAGAGCACAGTCAACGAGGCCTCTCCTATGGAGCCTGACAAGGTCAAAGAGAACCCCCTCTCTGGCCCTGCAGAGCCCAAGACCTTGGGCTCCAGTGACCCCGAGTGTCTGGAGGACGTGGACTTGAAACTGGGGAAGACAGCTGTGGAGTActgtggggaggcctggggctctCTCTGCAAACTCTTCCTCGTCGTGGTGCAGGGTAATCCATGCTAA